A stretch of DNA from Hemitrygon akajei chromosome 4, sHemAka1.3, whole genome shotgun sequence:
CAAATGAAGTAATATATCTGCCAATCATTATGATGCAGCACCCTtaaatttaccgtagattccggactacagagcgcacctgatttttagccgctggcactaattttagaaataaaatcatttttttaaatgtaaaggccgcaccggattttaggccgcaccggattttcggccgcaggtgtcccacgttgtaatatgagatatttacacagaaagatattacacgtgaggatttttttaacttttaattaaatccatatggtaacaaaaacaaatacatattgcaaatgctttttttcgaaccgtgcccgtacgcggctacttttaaatatacgttgcgtatacttctttactgaacaacattccaatatctcctaacgactggtaaaaaatatatatactgcagcctaccaggaaaagttattgatacctttaacttaaaagcagatttcgctcggatccaaagccgctcgcggaatccgctccccccctcctttccgtttatcgcaaacggcatttaaaagcagatttcgctcagatccaaagccgctccgccgctcgaccccctcctttccgtttcatcgcaaacggcattttcccacaagacgccgcgaaaccgggtgtgtcgtcatagcatcccgcgatgtagtacagaaaacaaatatagtttaaactaagagggtaggtagcacaatgcttcgagtgttttccatgttgatgagggtgagtacaaatgactgatttacaataatttaattgtgaaagtgcgcttgatttatcgtacaatttcattggacctctgtgaactactcatcaattttattggtctactgttacgaggcaaaatgtttacgaggcggcatgaaaaaaactttgcattagccgctccggattattggccgcaaagttcaaagctgttcaaaatgtgggaaaaaagtagcggcttaaaatccggaatctacggtagctcAGTGGCTTTCAAAAGTGTCTGATGCATGACCTAACCAGGAGGAAGGAACACAATGAAGGGTGGAgtttacatttttttaaatccCTGATCCAACACTATCCCTTTGATTAACTCCTGGTCTGCCAATATCTCATGCCTACATGGACCTGAAAAAAAGAGCAAGGCAAAAATCATTCACGGCAAGTTAGACGATTCCATAGGGATTGGGAAAAGAGGAGGATTTCCCCCACAGCCATGAAGTTAAATAGAAGTTGGAGGGAAAGGCAAGCCACATACAAATAGATGAGGATTTTGCCAGAGGTTATGTTTGGCGCTGTGTCCTAAGGGGGTGGTGGAgtagggtggggagggggaagatacAAAAACATGCTAGTGAGCATGTTGGAGACCAGATGTGGTAAAAGGAGAATGAGTTTAgggccagagaatggtgaaaataacaaaaataaaacatgccaaaataaatagtgaaaaacaCAAGGAGGGTGCACTGTAAGAAATTGAGTAGCATTAAATAAAACAAGCTTGTATTTATAacttcacaatattccaaacaaTTTTACAGCCTTCTGATAAAGTGGGAAGAACGCGTACCTTATTTCTTTACAATAATACAAGATGGAATGAGAGAGAACCACCATGATCTTGCTAAACAAATTTAATGAGGCATAAAAAGCCACAATGGCAACTGCCCTGAAGGACTGAGAAGCACCAATAAAAATTATGTCAGGATTATGAATCTTGTGATTAGATTATTGTCCAATGAGAGGCAGAGCTGTTTCTTTAGCCTCCGTTATGGGCTTATTAATCAGAAGTGACTGATTGAGTATTAGCTAATCAGTGGCTGTATCATCAGAGAGCAAATGTGTTTATGAAGGGCAGGCCATATTTGATTAACTGATCTGAATTCTTTGAAGGCATATTACTAATGGGTACTGAAGAAGTTAGTGGGATGTCCATGGGTGCCATGTGAATGGACTTCTATAAAGCTGTACATGAGCAAAAGTGGAATTGGAAGTAaccttggtcattgtaaattgtctcatgattaggctagggttaaatcaggggattgctggccaTGGCTCGTTGGACTggcaggaactcagaaggtcaggcagcatctatggaacacaATGTTTTGTgatgagacgcttcatcaggactggaaaggaaggatgaagaagtcagaataagaaggcgggAGGAGGGGAGAAGATGATAGTTGAAGCTAAGTAGGTGGGGAAGAGGTAAGAAGCTAAGAgatgataggtgggaaaggtgaaggactggagaagaaggaatctgattggagaggagagtggaccataggaaaaatggaaggggggggcaccagggggaggtgatatgcAGATGAGGAGAAGCAAATAGGTAAGAGGAGAACCAGAGTAGGGAATTGAAgaagaagaaagggggagggctggcaaacaatgttcatgctatcaggttggaggctacccagacagaatatgaggaatTGAGATAAAGAGAATGTGCTCTAATTAGCAGGTTGTGAATAAGTGGTTTTTctcagagatctgtactgaaAATTTAACTTTGAACTATTTATGAAAATGTGTAAAATGAATGAGTAGAGTTATATATCCAGATCTGTACTTGAAATGAATGTGTGAATCATAATATCTCTGTTACTACATATGTAAGGGAGAAAAATAGAAATGTAGTGGGCAAAACCATGGCAAAAGAAGTGTGAGGCTATCAATTTGGATTTGAGAAAGCACACAAataaaatattttccaaatcaAAAATAAACTACGGTATATAGTGTGAAAGAATTAAAAGACTTGGGTTCCCTGGTGTACAGTTCACTGAAATCTCACCCATGGGCATAAATACCAACCAACAGGTCtagtggaatgttggcctttactcCAAACGAGATTTACTGTTAAAAGTTAGGATACACTGTTTATGAATCTTGATATGGCCTCAACTCATACACTATTTCAGATGCATGGCAACTAAGATAAATTTAACGAGTTATATCATGACATGAAGGATAAATTTCAGAGACAGTTTGGAGAAATTTAGTTTGCGGTCCATTTTGTTTACATTTAGTTGAAAGTGACTTGAGACAAGGTAGGTTATAAAAACAGAAATCAACAGGATGTTGTGGAACTTTACTCCGGTGAGAAGTTAGGGCCAAAAAGATATCTTAAAAGGAGTGGAATTAGGAAACACTTTTCATACATTAGGGAGTGGAATATAGAACTTGCTCTGCAAAAAAACCATTAATCGTAGTGTTGATTGTGAATTTCAAAAGCATGACAGGCAGCTTTTTATATGCTAAGGATATTGAGGATGGTAATAGAGTTGAAGTACAGCTTAGCAATTTGAAATAAAACCTTAAATTAATGCTGCACATATTGCATCCCCTTCACAACTTTCTGGTGCACTTTAGAGTCAATGAATTTGTGTAGTTATTGAGATGGGAGAATACAGCAGATAACTTATACATAGCAAGCTTCCACAAATACCTCTTTTAGTCAGATTCTTTGAAGGCAAGTTATTGGCTGAGACACATGGCTAAGTAACTCCCCTGCGTTTCTTCAAAATAATGGTACGGTATCTTTTACATCTACCTGTGAGaccagataggttcttgatttagtGTCTCCTCAAAGAGACGACAGCTTTGTCAATGTTGCCCTCTTCAGTACTGTACTCAAGGGTCAGCTGGATTTACATTCAAATACTTGTAGTTCaagttcaaccatacatgaatatcgaCAAACAGCATTACTCCGGAGCCAAGGTacgaaacacagtaccaacagtcacacacagcacaaggcacatacatCACATATAAGATAccaagcacatataagatatcagtaaaatacagtcacacaaaaatataTCATCTAAGACCTTGAGTCCATGCATGTTACACCAAGTCCCTAAGTCCATGAATGTTAGAATTGGAGTTAAGCATTAAGCCTTCTGTCTCAGAGCCAAGAACAGAAGTCACTGAGGTTGAGATGACATTGTTTGCAAGGGATTGGTTGAGAAGGGAAGCAACAGTTGACTGAGGACAAACATAGATAGTCTGGGTGATTATGACTGAGTGTTGTGAGGATCAGgtaagggaggggaggggaggtatgATTGATAGTAAAAGGTGTTGGACAAAGGTTGTTTTGCAAAGAAAGAGAGGCCAAAGAGAGCAAGAAAAACAAATAATTGTGAAAAGCAGCATCTGCACATGTGAGGGGTATTTACTGTTCAGGGTGTTTTTTTGCCAAGCCCATCTTTCTAACATAGCTACTGACACTTGCAGAGATCAAAGAGTTGCTTACAACCAATACTTTGTTCAGTTTCATGTAATAAGCgagagccagtcttcagttcttaatgtaaatggcaagcaaTGATCAGTCTGAAATTAAAAAGGTAGGTTTGCAAACAGTAGCACTGTCTATAGAGCACAGGATGCTGACCCGTAGCATGGAGCTGGTTGCAGTGTAAGACAATTAGGGTATTTCAATTGGCCTGTTTCACAGCAGACTATGatggctaagttatttagttcaaggaagcttgcagaccagaatGATACCAGTCCTTAGCACATCAGACaactgatagaaacatagaaacatagaaattaggtgcaggagtaggcccttcggcccttcgagcctgcaccgccattcagtatgatcatggctgatcatccaactcagaaccctgtacctgctttctctccatatcccctgatccctttagccacaagggccatatctaactccttcttaaatatagccaatgaactggcctcaactgtttcctgtggcagagaattccacagattcaccactctttgtgtgaagaagtttttcctcatctcggtcctaaaagacttcccctttatccttaaactgatCTATTAATAGTTGGAAGGTTTGTGTATTCAAAGAACTTCATAGCATTAATTGTGGGTGTCTGGGAACACTGTATCCAGAAGCCTTTAGACAGTTTGTGTAAAAGGGTAGATGAAAAAAATATCACCTGCATGTGACAGAAAAAGAGTTTAAATGTAAGAGAGCAGTCAAGCTTGTTAGGAATGGTCAAGGAAGAGCaggaagaatgacagaaagatggaGTGATGAGAATTCATTCCACTGCCTTCAATTTCTGCGATGGCTTACTCGTTCATCGCAACTTGCtgatatcttcttttagcttataggaatttTGTCTGTGTTTTTGAAATTGTTCCTGATTTTGAAATCATTTGCTATTTGAAAATCTTTTTAAAGATAGAAAACGTGAttcttaaatgtgttttaagaatactGTCTGGATTTAAACAAGTaccactaaaaataaatgaagtaTGTTTAAACTACTTTCTTAGCGTAAGTATCTCCTTCTTGGCATGGAGGTGTATGTGGGTATTGGCAGTTAAAAGTGCCATGGAGATAAGCAAGGAAGTGACCTAGTCTTTGAAGGGTAGGTGGCTAAAGTATAATCTCCCTTTGGTGAGGGTACCCATATCTTTATCAGACAGGGCTTAAGAtcttcattggagtttagaacttCACAGACAGCAAGTACAAACTACTGACAATGCTTAAAGTGCCATCCACACACATGTTGCCTCTCTTGGATGCCACTGTCTACGTCTAGGGTCCTCCAAGCATGAATGCTTTTATACCTATTTTGGACACAGAATAACAACTGTGAGCCAGCTTCCTAGCAGCAAATCCCCAACTTTCAATTTTACATTTTATTGAAATGTCACCATGTAGCTTTAAAACAGATGATGCCATGTGGTCCAATGTATAATAAGCAGGGTGGTCTGGGAGCAGATACCAGGTAGATATACTGTAAGTTACTACATTAAGTAAGAAAAGGCGTTGTGGAGGTACATTTTTGAAGACAGCTGGAAATGATCAACTTTAGTCAGCAACATTCAATTCCTCGGTGTTTCGTCCAGTGGGATTGCCTTttgtccagcacataagtgccattacaaagtgGGCACAGCAGCACTCTAACATcttggaagtttgtgaagattaaaCATGTTATCtggaactttgacaaacttctatagatgtgttgtggaaagtatactgactggttgcatcatagcctgatatgaaaacactaatgcccttgaatgaaaaagccTTAAAAAAAGGtcgtggatatagcccagtccatcactggaaaagccctccccatcactgagcatatctacacagagcactattgcaggaaagcagcattcaccactcagctcatgctctcttcacactgctgccatcaggaaggaggtacaggaacctcaggactcgtaccaccaggtccaggaacagttattactgctCAACCActgggctcttgaaccagaggggataacttcacttgcctcatcactaaactgtgctacaacctatggactcactttcaaggactccatctcacattcttgatatttattattattattattatcttgcTTGttctttcattttttctttttttttgtttctttgtatttactgtgaatgcttacaagaaaatgattctcaggatTGTACCtggtgacatatatctactttgataataaatttactttgaactttttgaactttgagacaTTTTTCATTCTTCTTCAAACATGAATGAAGTAGACACTTTCCTTAAAACTAAAGCACCATAAGGTCTCCGATGTAAGTAGACGTCAACCGGTATGATTTGGAATTAGTGGCTTTTAATCATATGCTTGATGCAATTTTAAGTGTCCTCTATACGACACAGAGAGACCCAAAGTCAAAATGAATGGACTCAGTGAATCTCAGGTTTTAGGGAAAGTCAATCACTCTGAAGCAAGGTATTGACATTGATCTATAACAAAGTAGCAAAGCTGTACTGTGTATAACAATGAAGAGAATTCTTTGATACACATATGGTTAGCATATTTGTTGTTGCTGTACTGTAAGTATATCTACAACTGGCTGGGAAGCAACAAATTATGCAGTATCCTGCAACATTAGGTGGAACAGGATGCCACAGAAGGCTCTGgatgccaagttattgggtatatttaaagtagaggttcataggttcttgattattaagggcatcaaaggttacagggagaagacaggagaatggcatTAAGGggaaaatacatcagccatgtacaaatggtggagcagactcaattagctgaatgacctaattctgctcctatgccatgATCTTatgcatcacaaactctgtcaaTGGGACAACTACATATGACGTTCCCACAGTAATCATGACAGCCATATATAGTAAAACTATATGTAACTCCTGTTAGGTTCCTGGGCATTGGAGTACCAAGAGGAGAAAGTTAGGAAATCAATGCTGCTGACAACTTTAGTCCGTATATCTGGTGGAAATGGCGTCCCTTTAAGTTAATAAAATGTGGTTAGTCTCATATTAAGAGGGAACATTATAATGAACTGAATCACACAGCCTTCAAAATTTAGCCTTTCCTAATTGGCTAATCTCCTAACTCTAATTGGCTCTATTCCATGGGATCTATTTAGTTTTTAAATGCCTCAGTAGGCCTAGAAATTCTGGATACTACCTACACATTGGCACACTCTGTCACTGAGCTGTCATTTTAAAAGCTACCACTCCTTATTTGGGGCAGGCATTTCTAATGGAAGGACAGAAGGTGATCAATATGGGATGAATGTGCCCTCATTGGATTTCTCAACCACAATTTTAAGCTTGAAGAACAGTTTAACCTCAGGGCTTTTAATTGTCAGCCTGGGATAGCACTTAAGATAGCTGCAGGGAACACAAAATGGAATATTCACTTAAGTGCTCTTTCTCCTAGTTTTCCTGTTCTGGAGCTTTTACATACACTTCGAGGGAAGGAGAACACCTGTTGTGTTCAATCACCAGTCCCACAGCGTACTAATTCAACTCTGCATATCTACCACTGTCAACCATCAACCTGGCATCTCAGACAGTTCATCTGCTGTCATCAACAGCAGGGAGTGACCAAAGTACAGAGGGCTGTAGAAGATAAACATCAGAGGACACGGATCTGCGGGAAATCTGCAGGGCACAGCGTTTGGGCAACCACACTTAATTGACACAATTGGCAAAATGCTCCCCTTCTGTGTGTATTGCCTTGAACTCCAGTTAGCCAAAGTCCAATTCTGCAAGTACGAGGGAAAAGCATGCACCCACAAGCACTGGTAGCAATAACACACAATGTAGTTGTGGCTGCGCTTTGTTCTTTACTTCTGAAACTTGGTATTGTTGACTTTAAGAGCTGGACCTGAAGAAGCAAAGTAAAACACAGCAGCTACTCTCTTGTGGATCTATCTCCATCAAAGATAAACATGTGCGTCAAAATGATAATACCTTCTGTCACTATATTACAGAGCTTCCCAAAAAATGTTAAAAGTTGTAAGGACACCTGATATTGCTCAGGTCAAAAAAGCAGGAATATTGTGCTATCATTAAACATAGGAGCTAGACACAACCAATGCATTATGCTagaaaacaaagattttgcttcctgaatacttttgggtgtttcttatggattttgggctgctgatcatgaaaatcaacatgaaatttccctatcacgcacaatttttaaaaatcacctatatttattacttcaatttataattcaagtcagaataactgatactaagattaaggaaagcatttttgttggtgcacaaatcaaacaggtcatcaatgacaggcaattcgaagaactcCAGCGGGACaggagaaaatcgcatggaaggcattcacaGATGTCAAAATTTTTTTGGCAACTACAGAATACCaaactggttgacaacatgcttcagcaTACAAAACGATGAAGTGCAACATGCCACTAAATACCATTTTCTGCATTTTCATTTATACTTCTGCTCTGCAAATCTTaatgctgtcagtgacgagcctGGTGAAAGGCTTTGCCAAGACATTGGCAAAATGCTATCAGAGCAACTGCAAtctatcaatgctggctgattattgattaTTGAGCTGATTACTGTTGGACATAAGCGAGAGGCCTCAAACACTGAGTACAaacgaaaatcatcaacaaaacatttttagcttagttgaactattgcaaagccttagcaccgttatgcaattaaatgcgttatattcaatgaaagttactttcttgtttctccaaattcctatgtgatacaagtagtctgaaattatatttgtgttcagcttcaagcggtctatagtaaatttttaaaaaattctgagAAAGCAACATTTtcgaaaaaatttgttgtccggTGTTATGTATTAACCCTTTATAACAAGAGCCTTTAACTGGCTATCAGGCAACCAAAAAGGTTTTACAACTTGAACAAGGGTCGTTACGTTTACAGAACCAACAACATAGGATTATTGCCTCAGTACAACAGATCAACTAGTCAGCTACTGCTGGAGAGAAATAACAAGATACGGCACAAGTGAGCAGTTCAGACATCAAACTGTGAAGCCTATGTTTTGCTACAAACCTTTAATCATATGCTGTTCCCTGGTTACACTTCTTAATCTCTGAGAGTTTGTAAAGGCAAATCGTTCTCAGCGTATTTACTTATTTAACATAAACTACACAAAATGCCCACCAAAGCAAAGCCTGAAGCAAGGAATTACTGGTGTAGCCCAGAGAGTCAGTTTTCATCAGACCCCCTGATGCTCCAATCAATGAATCCAAAAAAAATATATGCATAACATTTAACATCAAGCTAATTAAAATAAGGGAGAAAGCCAAAAATTCAAAATTATTCACACACCACAGAAATTAGAGGAAGTGAAATAAAGAAATTCATCAGCAGAAGGCCTCCACCTTGCCAACATTAAATTCAATTTTCTCCTCTCACTTACCGGACCATGGTTTGGCAGAGCTCCATAAGATATTGTCTGGGGAAGGAGTCCTTTCTGCTTCATTAACAGCATGTGCTTCTGTTCCTCACTAATATGAGAAGTCTGAGGCTGAACTTGCGGCTGCTGTTGCTGTAGGTAGGGCATCATGGGAGCTTTGTTCTGATTAGCCATTGGCGGGGTCATTCTCTGGCCCACAGGCTCAATATTATAATGCGACAGTGGCTTAGTGTTAGCGTACGAAAGCATAGGCTGTTTGTTCACAGAGATCTGCCCCATAGTATTTGGCTGTTGATTCATTATGTTCATGTGGTTTTGTGAGAGGTAGTTATTCATGGCCTTCTGAGGGTTGCTTGTCATAGCAGGCACCATAGGCTTTTGATTATTAAAGGCCTGTGGGTACATCATTGGGCTATTTGGTTTGTCTGGAATAAAGGTGCCTCCAAAGGGACTGTGTGGCGGAGCTGCAGGGGACCAACCATGTGCCTGATTCTGCTGGTGTGGCTGCGTGTGTTGCTGCTGTTTCTGCTGCAACAGCATCGCTCGTTGCTGTTGCTGGGCAGCCATTTGCTTCAACTGCTCTGCTCGGGAAAGATCAGTACTCGTCGATGGTAGAGCTCCCGGACCAGATCCTGGCCCGGGCCCTGGCCCAGGTCCTGGTCCCGGTCCGGGTCCGGGTCCCTGTCCCGACCCTGACCCAGAAGACGTTGTCATCAAGAAGCCATTTCCCGACCTTGCATGTGCTTGAGTTTGACTTGGGGCCTGCTGTGAGGGTTGGCTTGTAGATGTCACTGGTGAAGTAGCAGGTGCAGAAAGGGATGAAATACTTGACACAGAGGACACACTAGAGACTGTGGAGACATTGGAAAATGGAGGGCCTGATGAAGATGGTCTAACCTGTGGCGATCCCATTGACAACTGATTAAAAGGAGactgacacatttcactcttTATACTTGGGTTATCTGCTGGAACTGGGGTCTGAGACGTAGGCTTGACAACCTCCATCTCCTTCTTTTCATCAAAGTCTTCATTAAATAGGTCATGCATgtcatcttctggaactgtgcTTGTTAGTTCATCAATTAACTCCTGCCACTCTTGCTCATTAAGATTAATATCCGAGAATAGTTTATTTTGATGGAGAAGGGAAGCATCTGAAGAGTCTATACAACTTGGATCATCAATCAATTCTTGTTTAAGATCCTTGGCTAAAATTAAGTTGAAGTCGTCATCCTCTCTGGTGCCATTAGCCTGTAAGCTCACTCTTGGATGCCTGCTCTCTTTATTACCGTCATCAAACCCTGTTGAATTATTTCCACTGGTAGATATTGGAAGTGACGGCTTCAAGTCAATTTGGTGCAGGGGAGAAACAGAAGGTATAGGGACGTTGTTGGAGAGGCTGTTGCCCTGGTCTATCCCAGATCCCTCTTTTCGAACTCGCTTGCTGCTCGGGGAGAAACTGCTGTCAGAAACTCCATTTTGCAGGTCTCCATTAAGTGGCGAACGGGCACCTTCAAGTTTTCTCTTTACCGTTTCTTGAAGCTTTAAATGAAACATAAAGAAACttggttattattttaccttaccATTATGAAGAAATATCCATAATTCTCCATAATATAGTTACCGCTAATAGTTATAAAATTCCACCAATCAGGAAAACAATCTTTTGTTAATGTTATTATATTTCACTTGCTCACATTGGTGGGTCGGGTGGGGGGGGCATGGAAGTAGAATTATTTCTGTCTTCAGAACAAATTTCCAGTGCTTTGGAATTTCTTTTTGCTGTTTTGTACCTGTCTTAACTCCTGAAAAATGCTTTTTTTAGGTGAAGGATTCCAGTATATGATAGGAGAAATCCTGTCTGGCCTCCAGCAGTGGCAGATGGTGATTACAATGGATATCACAGCAGAGGACTCTGACAAGACCAAGGCTTTCAACAATTAGGATGGTAACTTTAACCAAACTCAAAGGTTGGCCAACTGATGGGATCAGAAGCACGACTGATTTTATAACCCAATTGACTGGGAGAGCAACGTTAGGTGAATTATAAAACTAGTATCACagccctgccaaagggtctcggcccaaaacgccaactgtacttttttgcatagatgctgcctggcctgctgagttcctccagcattttgtgtgtgttgcatggatttccaacatctgcaaattttctctagtTTATAAAATTAACATATGGGTTTCTGAACTTATTCTTAGGCTTATATTACCTCaaagtttcagaaacattaagagTCTGTCATGTGTTCCTCTCCCTCCTCAAGGATACTACAGTGCAGTTGCCACTAGCAGCTTAGCAGTCCAAGAAGAGGCAAGATGGACATTATCATTTAATTGGGTCTCGAGTGTTTTACTTTCATCTGCATCCCCAACCCATCCATGAACTCACTATAGTTGACCTCTATGTTCCTTATCTTGGCTGGAAGACTGATCAGAGGAGAATCATCTGAAAATGCCATTCATTAGTTTCAGAGCAAAAGGAGTCCTGGAAACACATTTCCAACAGAGATTCTTCTGAGCTCAGTTGTAGGCTAATTAGAAGTCTTGATGTTGGACGATGAAGTTTGGTTCATTAATTACAACAAGCATCTAGAGACTATCTCCAAGGGTTTCAGCTGTCCTGTGGCAGAATGTATAGTTCTGAACTTATCAGGAAGTTTGGAGCATCCATGAGCCGAAGTTCTGAATTTGCTTTGCTTAATCAGCAAGATCTAGACCAAGAAACTTGGTTCAATCAAAGCAACTGTATTGACTTGTCCCTCAATATTCCTAGTGTGTTGCCACCAGAAATCTAGTACACATTGGGAACATTACAGCCAGGTAAATTTAGTTAGATTTGCATGGGGAAGGTGTGGCAAAATCTAGATTGTAAGTAGACTTTACTGTACTGCTCTGAGAACTGCTCCAACCTTTAAAGGGAACAAAAACAAGCCACAGAAAACAGGACTTAGATGTTATCTATCATGAAAATTCTATTCACTAGCCCGGGATACTGGCACAATCAGATAGCAAGTGTgcaatagaatgttggccttcattgtcaGAGGGAGTGAACTTAAGAGCAGGGAGTTCATGCTGCAACAGTACAGAGTACTTGTGAGGCTGCAtatggagtactgcatgcagtttggTCTTCTCAGATGAgcaaagatatactggctttag
This window harbors:
- the maml3 gene encoding mastermind-like protein 3 isoform X2 translates to MKPTSDELQETVKRKLEGARSPLNGDLQNGVSDSSFSPSSKRVRKEGSGIDQGNSLSNNVPIPSVSPLHQIDLKPSLPISTSGNNSTGFDDGNKESRHPRVSLQANGTREDDDFNLILAKDLKQELIDDPSCIDSSDASLLHQNKLFSDINLNEQEWQELIDELTSTVPEDDMHDLFNEDFDEKKEMEVVKPTSQTPVPADNPSIKSEMCQSPFNQLSMGSPQVRPSSSGPPFSNVSTVSSVSSVSSISSLSAPATSPVTSTSQPSQQAPSQTQAHARSGNGFLMTTSSGSGSGQGPGPGPGPGPGPGPGPGSGPGALPSTSTDLSRAEQLKQMAAQQQQRAMLLQQKQQQHTQPHQQNQAHGWSPAAPPHSPFGGTFIPDKPNSPMMYPQAFNNQKPMVPAMTSNPQKAMNNYLSQNHMNIMNQQPNTMGQISVNKQPMLSYANTKPLSHYNIEPVGQRMTPPMANQNKAPMMPYLQQQQPQVQPQTSHISEEQKHMLLMKQKGLLPQTISYGALPNHGPDQNPVGSSRPAGSIQPPVPGPGTGAPVPSSMTGNPGGPGYLGNQQQAVMMKQLMEQERQRMHQIHMMEQQKQQLFREQRQQQFLAEQQQQLQQQHEQMQRHLPRPHPQCKDQQRNPYPVQPVNQFQGTAQELATARSQALQNVRSPRMIAQNQGMMQMPPVQSSGAIPATTGQSEIGMVPYNNAQSNQQGMYSVSPGMNQILQHSNQSNANMARNVSQMQKQPVAGQGVGMVAGYGQNLLGNPVLVQQQPVKGPVGQQMSKAQVQRLQLMASSGSPAQSWQQHSLQNMPNRTQANNELNPFNNKSAYPVQPGQSKMAKQHFSQAMGQSVLESAGAVGGQIMPHFGGQPRTNQSRQIVMSGMTQTVHNMTGFNQATGQQLAGGCYAHSNPGQGYHTRTTSQDLTFNYTSQSGAGSFSNLTDSVDLMDSLIKSGSTEGWMQEFDEIFGSQQ